The proteins below come from a single Mesobacillus jeotgali genomic window:
- a CDS encoding aspartate aminotransferase family protein produces the protein MKPSYLIKPALDESYPEIDYGKGVFLFDKDGKKYLDAASGAVTANIGHGVPEIILAMHEQSKRVSFVYRSQFTSEAAEKLAEKLADALPGDLNWSFFVNSGSEATETALKIAIQYWQEKGIKTKTKILSRWISYHGITLGALSMSGHPGRRARFVPLLEEFPSISPPYCYRCPYQSTAPECGFLCAMELEGAIKRIGSDHIAGFIAEPVIGAAGGAISPPEGYYETIKKICDENNILFIADEVMTGFGRTGTMLASEHWNIIPDIVALGKGMGAGYAPIAATVVSDNVMEPILNGSKSIMSGHTLSANPQSCAAALAVMEYLENNQVLSEVESKSVYLKNKLDKLKNQFDFIGDVRGKGLLLGLEFVRLPGAKLPFERSMKLTEIVVKAGRDHGILLYPAGAGLDGLSGDAIIISPPLTITRREIDELIALLKTTFMEVYRILGFPCEDGVEK, from the coding sequence ATGAAGCCGTCCTACTTGATTAAACCTGCCTTGGATGAAAGCTATCCAGAGATTGACTATGGTAAAGGTGTCTTTCTTTTTGACAAAGATGGCAAGAAATATCTTGATGCTGCATCCGGGGCTGTCACAGCAAATATTGGACACGGAGTTCCTGAGATTATCCTGGCAATGCATGAACAGTCCAAACGTGTGTCTTTTGTCTATCGCTCCCAATTCACTAGTGAGGCAGCAGAAAAGCTTGCGGAAAAACTCGCTGATGCTTTGCCGGGAGATTTGAATTGGAGTTTCTTTGTAAATAGTGGTTCAGAGGCTACAGAAACCGCGCTGAAAATTGCGATTCAGTATTGGCAAGAGAAAGGGATTAAGACAAAAACAAAAATTTTATCAAGATGGATCAGCTACCATGGAATCACTCTGGGTGCACTATCTATGTCAGGACATCCGGGAAGAAGAGCAAGGTTTGTTCCATTGCTTGAAGAATTCCCATCGATTTCACCTCCATATTGCTATCGCTGTCCATATCAAAGCACAGCGCCTGAGTGTGGTTTTTTATGTGCGATGGAGCTTGAGGGAGCAATAAAGCGGATTGGTTCTGACCATATCGCCGGATTTATTGCGGAACCGGTTATTGGTGCGGCTGGAGGGGCGATTTCACCCCCGGAAGGCTATTACGAAACAATTAAAAAGATTTGTGATGAAAACAATATATTATTCATTGCGGATGAGGTCATGACGGGTTTTGGCCGTACAGGGACGATGCTGGCATCAGAACACTGGAACATCATTCCCGATATTGTCGCGCTTGGTAAAGGTATGGGAGCAGGATATGCCCCGATTGCGGCAACGGTTGTCAGTGACAATGTGATGGAGCCTATTCTGAATGGCTCCAAGTCAATCATGAGCGGCCATACTCTTAGCGCGAATCCACAATCCTGCGCTGCCGCACTGGCGGTTATGGAATACCTTGAGAACAATCAAGTTTTAAGTGAAGTCGAATCAAAGTCTGTGTACCTGAAAAATAAACTTGATAAGTTGAAAAATCAGTTTGATTTTATCGGGGATGTCCGGGGAAAGGGCTTGCTTCTCGGTCTGGAATTTGTCAGATTGCCAGGTGCGAAACTCCCGTTTGAACGAAGCATGAAACTAACTGAAATTGTGGTAAAGGCGGGCAGGGACCATGGGATATTGCTGTATCCTGCAGGCGCCGGTCTGGATGGCCTTTCAGGGGATGCAATAATTATCTCGCCTCCGCTGACGATCACGAGGCGGGAGATTGATGAATTAATAGCATTGCTGAAGACAACATTCATGGAAGTGTATAGAATACTGGGATTTCCTTGTGAAGATGGAGTTGAGAAGTAG
- a CDS encoding S66 peptidase family protein encodes MFAPKLVPGDEIRVIAPATSMVILKEAQVDLAVERLTKLGFNVTFGKNADAHDEFFSSSIAERIEDLHDAFADPNVKGILTALGGYNSNQLLKYIDFDLIAANPKVFCGYSDITALQLAIYQKTGIVTYSGPLFSSFGVKHGLEYTMESFLQAVTNDAPYEIVPSDTWSDDAWYLDQENRTFHEQSGYLILQDGEAEGRLIGGNLCTMNLLQGTEFMPSLMDSILFIEDDEESHSRSFDRDLQSLLHLPGADSIKALLIGRFQKNSNITEEALRKIISSKEELRNIPIIANVNFGHVQPLATLPIGAVATVKAAGGQTEIFIEQKE; translated from the coding sequence ATGTTTGCACCTAAATTAGTGCCAGGGGATGAAATAAGAGTAATCGCACCTGCGACCAGCATGGTCATTTTAAAAGAAGCCCAGGTTGATTTGGCTGTTGAAAGGTTGACTAAACTGGGCTTCAATGTGACATTCGGAAAAAACGCAGATGCGCATGATGAATTTTTCAGCTCTTCTATTGCAGAAAGAATCGAGGACCTGCATGATGCATTTGCAGATCCAAATGTAAAAGGGATCCTTACTGCACTTGGAGGCTATAATTCCAATCAGCTGCTAAAATATATAGATTTTGACCTGATTGCTGCTAATCCGAAGGTTTTTTGCGGGTACAGTGACATTACAGCGCTGCAGCTGGCTATTTATCAAAAAACAGGTATCGTTACTTATTCTGGGCCCCTTTTTTCGAGCTTCGGTGTAAAGCATGGACTTGAATATACGATGGAATCGTTTTTGCAGGCAGTCACCAATGATGCGCCTTACGAGATCGTTCCATCAGATACATGGTCTGATGATGCCTGGTATCTTGACCAGGAAAATCGGACATTTCATGAACAAAGCGGCTACTTGATTCTTCAGGATGGCGAAGCGGAAGGAAGGCTGATCGGCGGCAATCTTTGTACGATGAACCTTCTTCAAGGTACAGAATTTATGCCTTCACTCATGGATAGCATCCTGTTCATTGAGGATGACGAAGAAAGCCACTCCAGAAGCTTCGACAGGGACCTGCAATCGCTGCTTCATCTTCCAGGTGCAGATTCGATAAAAGCTCTGTTGATTGGCCGTTTCCAAAAGAATTCCAATATTACGGAAGAAGCTCTAAGGAAGATTATTTCAAGTAAGGAAGAGCTCCGGAATATCCCAATCATTGCAAACGTCAACTTCGGGCATGTCCAGCCTCTTGCCACGCTGCCTATTGGGGCAGTTGCAACGGTAAAGGCCGCAGGGGGACAAACCGAGATCTTTATTGAACAAAAAGAATAG
- a CDS encoding NAD(P)/FAD-dependent oxidoreductase, whose amino-acid sequence MNTNYDVIVVGAGPAGIFTCYELSLKMPEAKVLLVDKGHDIYRRNCPILQKKIEKCPPAAGKKDFAGCLPACSITNGFGGAGAYSDGKFNITSEFGGWMTDYLPDSKVVELIKYVDGINLKHGATESITDPMTDKVREIERRGYAAGLKLLRAQVRHLGTEQNLEILKNIFEYLKEKVDMAFKTEIEDLITEKTPEGHKVTGVELRNGQQIFADKIVVAPGRDGSKWLTQLMKKRRLKMINNQVDIGVRVETSNVVMEEINEHLYEGKFIFNTSVGTSVRTFCSNPSGHVVVENHSGIMLANGHAYKDPNLGSSNTNFALLVSHTFSEPFDKPNEFAHEISRLANSLSNGGLIVQKYGDILKGRRSTEKRIKEGFLEPTLKEAVPGDLGLVLPYNTLKSLIEMTEALNQVTPGLASDHTLFYGVEAKFYSARPKLNDRFETEISGLYVGGDGAGITRGLAQASACGVWIANDIIEKSRVGRKTEPALV is encoded by the coding sequence ATGAATACAAACTATGATGTGATTGTCGTTGGAGCAGGTCCGGCAGGTATATTTACTTGTTATGAATTATCGTTGAAAATGCCTGAAGCTAAAGTACTGCTTGTTGATAAAGGCCATGATATTTATCGCAGGAACTGCCCGATCTTACAGAAGAAGATTGAGAAATGCCCGCCAGCAGCAGGGAAGAAGGATTTTGCCGGCTGCCTTCCTGCATGTTCGATAACGAACGGATTTGGCGGTGCTGGAGCCTATTCTGATGGAAAATTCAATATTACAAGCGAATTCGGCGGATGGATGACGGATTATCTTCCTGATTCAAAAGTTGTCGAGCTTATTAAATACGTGGATGGAATTAACCTCAAGCATGGAGCTACAGAAAGCATTACAGATCCAATGACAGATAAGGTCAGGGAAATTGAGAGAAGAGGCTATGCCGCAGGATTGAAACTGTTAAGGGCACAGGTACGCCATCTTGGGACGGAACAGAATCTTGAAATCTTGAAAAATATATTTGAGTACTTAAAAGAAAAAGTCGATATGGCGTTCAAGACTGAAATCGAGGATTTGATTACTGAAAAAACGCCTGAAGGCCATAAAGTCACAGGTGTTGAACTTAGGAATGGCCAGCAGATTTTTGCCGATAAAATTGTAGTTGCCCCTGGCCGCGACGGTTCCAAATGGCTGACGCAGCTAATGAAAAAAAGAAGGCTTAAGATGATCAATAACCAGGTCGACATTGGCGTCCGTGTTGAAACTTCCAACGTTGTCATGGAGGAAATTAATGAGCATTTATATGAAGGGAAATTTATCTTCAATACATCCGTAGGGACCAGTGTCAGGACATTCTGCAGCAATCCTTCTGGACATGTTGTTGTCGAGAACCATTCTGGAATCATGCTTGCTAATGGCCATGCCTACAAAGATCCTAATCTTGGAAGCAGCAATACCAATTTCGCCTTGCTTGTATCGCATACTTTTTCAGAACCATTCGATAAACCGAATGAATTTGCCCATGAAATCTCCAGGCTGGCAAACAGTCTTTCAAATGGCGGCCTGATTGTACAAAAGTATGGTGATATTTTAAAAGGGAGAAGGTCCACTGAAAAAAGGATCAAAGAAGGATTCCTGGAACCGACTTTGAAGGAAGCAGTTCCCGGGGATCTTGGGCTAGTCCTTCCATATAATACGCTGAAAAGTTTGATTGAAATGACGGAAGCGCTCAACCAGGTAACGCCTGGTCTTGCTTCAGACCATACTTTGTTTTACGGAGTGGAGGCGAAATTCTATTCCGCAAGACCGAAGTTGAATGACAGGTTTGAAACAGAAATAAGCGGCCTGTATGTTGGCGGGGACGGAGCCGGAATCACAAGAGGACTGGCTCAGGCAAGCGCATGCGGTGTTTGGATTGCCAATGACATTATCGAAAAGTCCAGGGTTGGCCGGAAAACCGAGCCTGCACTTGTTTAA
- a CDS encoding YjcZ family sporulation protein, with protein MHGTFCGGGYPYAGVGGAGYGYGGFALIVVLFILLIIIGACCSYNW; from the coding sequence ATGCATGGCACTTTCTGTGGCGGAGGTTATCCTTATGCAGGAGTGGGCGGTGCTGGTTACGGATACGGCGGTTTTGCATTGATCGTTGTTCTGTTTATCTTGTTAATCATCATTGGCGCATGCTGCAGCTATAACTGGTAA
- a CDS encoding SGNH/GDSL hydrolase family protein produces the protein MKSSARKVFSIVFLTAAVISFLAIQSEHYLSEDLSVYEKIEAGSSFNYLVIGDSIGRGAGAENKNLRWYSQLEVLLKDFSGTRARRNMLVQSGATAFEGIYKLQKAPKFRDIDLIFIVFGENDRKYMDSEQFTFFYEKLIRDAKERYPGSEIITIIESPLKQEQFADAIKRVSVHYGAKPLDMRIPFKQSGMLTEQLTTDTVHPNGKGYQLYAASILELIKNNIELDAEIASLPKPLTREQTLSFYEKKNLSGSKGFVIENGINISKRTGDYLEYEFKGSILGVKAIRSQDGGMLRVYIDGEYIRTISTWWPFTRERYLYIASGLDEGRHTVRFETVETTSSNITSEKQITQISSIIVTKDKKK, from the coding sequence ATGAAATCCAGCGCTAGAAAAGTATTCAGTATAGTTTTTCTTACCGCCGCAGTTATTTCCTTTTTAGCGATACAGTCAGAACATTACCTTTCCGAGGATTTATCAGTATATGAGAAGATCGAAGCAGGTTCATCATTTAATTATTTGGTCATCGGCGACAGCATTGGCCGAGGTGCTGGAGCAGAAAATAAAAATTTGCGCTGGTACAGCCAGCTTGAAGTGCTTTTAAAGGATTTCAGCGGGACCCGGGCACGCAGGAATATGCTCGTCCAAAGCGGAGCAACAGCCTTCGAAGGAATTTACAAACTCCAAAAAGCTCCAAAATTCCGGGATATTGATCTCATCTTTATCGTTTTTGGTGAAAATGATCGAAAATACATGGACTCCGAACAATTCACTTTTTTTTATGAAAAATTAATCCGAGATGCCAAGGAGCGTTACCCAGGATCTGAAATCATTACCATCATTGAAAGTCCTTTGAAACAGGAACAATTTGCTGATGCGATTAAAAGAGTATCCGTCCATTACGGAGCAAAGCCGCTGGACATGCGCATTCCCTTTAAGCAATCAGGAATGCTTACTGAGCAGCTTACGACGGATACTGTACATCCTAACGGCAAGGGATACCAGTTGTATGCAGCTTCAATACTTGAACTGATTAAGAATAATATCGAACTAGATGCCGAGATTGCCAGTCTGCCAAAGCCATTGACCAGGGAGCAGACCTTATCCTTCTATGAAAAAAAGAACTTATCTGGAAGCAAAGGGTTCGTCATCGAAAACGGAATAAATATAAGCAAAAGAACTGGTGATTATCTAGAGTATGAGTTCAAAGGCTCCATCCTTGGGGTAAAAGCTATTCGCAGTCAGGACGGGGGGATGCTGAGGGTATATATTGACGGGGAATATATCAGGACAATTTCCACCTGGTGGCCTTTCACACGTGAAAGGTATCTGTATATCGCAAGCGGCCTGGATGAAGGCCGACACACGGTCCGGTTTGAAACAGTCGAAACAACGTCTTCAAACATTACCAGTGAAAAGCAAATCACCCAGATTTCTTCGATTATCGTTACGAAGGATAAGAAAAAATAA
- a CDS encoding DUF502 domain-containing protein, which yields MKSVLKNFINGILTIVPIILVIYVIYKVFMFLDSLLGNVLKPYLQERYIPGIGLLTTLILITILGWLSTRFITGSIIKLIDKLLEKTPFVKTVYSVIKDTVHSFLGEKKSFSKVALVTIPGTHMKSLGFITTDDLKAFHEPLAEYVAVYVPQTFQVAGFTFLIPKTDVEIIDVKPEDAMKFILSGGMTSPNGQKSVNENGR from the coding sequence ATGAAAAGTGTATTGAAGAACTTCATTAACGGGATCCTGACAATAGTCCCAATTATTCTCGTTATCTATGTCATTTATAAAGTATTCATGTTTTTAGACAGCCTTCTTGGAAATGTACTGAAACCATACTTACAAGAAAGGTACATTCCTGGCATTGGCCTTCTGACAACCCTGATCCTGATTACCATTCTGGGATGGCTGTCAACCCGGTTCATCACTGGAAGTATCATTAAGCTAATTGATAAGCTTCTGGAAAAAACTCCTTTTGTAAAAACGGTTTATTCAGTTATAAAGGATACTGTCCATTCCTTCCTTGGTGAGAAAAAGTCATTTTCCAAGGTTGCTCTGGTTACAATACCAGGTACCCATATGAAGAGTCTCGGTTTCATCACAACAGATGACCTGAAGGCATTCCATGAGCCATTGGCAGAGTATGTTGCTGTCTACGTGCCTCAAACGTTTCAGGTAGCAGGTTTCACCTTCCTGATTCCTAAAACTGATGTAGAAATCATTGATGTAAAACCAGAAGATGCAATGAAATTCATCCTATCAGGCGGGATGACCTCTCCTAATGGACAAAAATCCGTCAATGAAAACGGCCGCTGA
- a CDS encoding PTS glucose transporter subunit IIA, protein MFKKLFGKKEEQVKTIQLLAPITGNAVNLSAVPDPVFSEKMMGDGVAIEPSEGVVVSPVEGEIIQVFPTKHAVGIRAKNGAELLIHIGLETVSLKGEGFETHVAQGDKVKEGDKLVTFDLSVISEKAKSTVTPIIITNTDQAASLKVLTEGNVEKGTTPILEVTFE, encoded by the coding sequence TTGTTTAAAAAATTATTTGGAAAAAAAGAAGAGCAGGTAAAAACAATCCAGCTGCTAGCACCAATTACAGGGAATGCAGTAAATTTAAGTGCAGTTCCTGATCCTGTCTTTTCAGAAAAAATGATGGGGGACGGAGTAGCGATTGAACCTTCAGAGGGGGTTGTCGTGTCACCGGTCGAAGGTGAAATCATTCAGGTTTTCCCGACTAAGCACGCGGTCGGAATAAGAGCGAAAAACGGAGCAGAGCTATTGATCCATATTGGATTAGAGACTGTTTCTCTCAAGGGAGAAGGGTTCGAAACACATGTAGCACAAGGCGACAAAGTCAAGGAAGGCGATAAACTGGTAACCTTTGACCTTTCCGTTATCAGCGAAAAAGCAAAGAGTACAGTAACACCGATTATTATCACTAACACGGATCAGGCTGCATCATTGAAGGTCTTAACAGAAGGAAATGTTGAAAAGGGCACGACACCTATCCTGGAAGTGACTTTTGAATAG
- the msrB gene encoding peptide-methionine (R)-S-oxide reductase MsrB: MKKDPEELKKRLTPMQYEVTQNNGTEPPFRNEYWNDLREGIYVDIVSGKPLFSSRDKYDAGCGWPSFTKPIMEEEITEKQDLSHFMVRTEVRSKTADSHLGHVFDDGPGENGLRYCINSAALRFVPKEKMEEEGYGEYLKLFQD, from the coding sequence ATGAAGAAAGATCCAGAGGAGTTAAAGAAAAGATTGACACCCATGCAATATGAAGTTACGCAGAATAATGGAACAGAACCGCCATTCAGGAATGAGTATTGGAATGATCTGCGAGAAGGGATATATGTTGATATTGTCTCTGGCAAGCCTTTATTTAGTTCCCGGGATAAATATGATGCGGGATGCGGCTGGCCAAGTTTTACCAAGCCGATCATGGAGGAAGAAATAACTGAAAAACAAGACCTTAGCCATTTTATGGTCAGGACTGAAGTGCGCAGTAAAACAGCAGATTCTCATCTGGGCCATGTGTTTGATGATGGTCCCGGAGAGAATGGCCTGCGATATTGCATTAATTCCGCTGCATTGAGGTTTGTTCCGAAGGAAAAAATGGAAGAGGAAGGGTATGGAGAGTACCTTAAGCTGTTCCAGGATTAA
- the msrA gene encoding peptide-methionine (S)-S-oxide reductase MsrA has protein sequence MEKGNQELATFAGGCFWCMVKPFDEQPGIVSVVSGYTGGTTENPTYEQVCSETTGHYEAVQITYNPEIFPYEKLLELYWQQIDPTDPGGQFYDRGQSYQTAIFYHNEEQRQLAEESKQKLADSGVFTKHIVTQILPAKTFYPAETYHQDYYKKNPERYNAYQIGSGRKAFIRNHWGEKE, from the coding sequence ATGGAAAAAGGTAATCAAGAGCTTGCGACATTTGCCGGAGGGTGTTTCTGGTGCATGGTCAAGCCGTTTGATGAGCAGCCTGGCATTGTCAGCGTTGTTTCCGGCTATACTGGAGGCACGACTGAAAATCCTACATATGAGCAGGTTTGCAGCGAGACCACCGGACATTATGAAGCCGTGCAAATCACATACAATCCGGAAATCTTTCCTTATGAGAAGCTGCTCGAGTTATACTGGCAGCAAATAGATCCGACCGACCCAGGAGGCCAGTTTTACGACAGGGGACAATCATACCAAACCGCGATTTTTTATCATAATGAAGAACAAAGACAGCTTGCTGAAGAATCAAAACAAAAGCTTGCAGATAGTGGGGTTTTCACGAAACATATCGTTACCCAGATCTTGCCGGCCAAAACGTTTTATCCTGCAGAGACATACCATCAGGATTATTATAAGAAAAACCCTGAAAGATACAATGCTTATCAAATCGGTTCAGGGCGCAAAGCTTTTATCAGGAATCATTGGGGGGAAAAGGAATGA
- the rsgA gene encoding ribosome small subunit-dependent GTPase A: MRELKNFENIGITAELNSHFKENYPDGIKLGRVALEHKHSYRVWLEDGEYLCTLAGKLTFDANGREDLPAVGDWVSVQTSPGEMRGLIKGILPRKSKFSRKAAGQITEEQIVAANVDTVFIVNSLNDDLNLRRIERYLLLAWESGSNPVIILSKADLVTDLKAKMDLVSTVAIGVPVIAVSVLEGTGIQELQPYLAPGQTVALIGSSGVGKSSLVNYFTGFEKQLVQDIRESDDKGKHTTTHREMVLLPGGAILIDTPGMREIQLWTSEDGIAESFADIEKYAESCKFRDCSHNNEPGCAVWSAIYEGILDENRLASYKKLQKELAYIDRKLDKKAQAEEKKHWKNISKEVRHNSKHKRK; encoded by the coding sequence ATAAGAGAATTGAAGAATTTTGAAAATATCGGTATTACGGCTGAATTGAACAGCCATTTTAAAGAAAATTATCCTGATGGAATCAAGCTCGGCAGGGTAGCGTTAGAGCATAAGCACAGTTATCGGGTGTGGCTGGAAGATGGAGAATACCTCTGCACACTAGCTGGTAAATTGACATTTGATGCAAACGGCCGGGAAGACCTCCCGGCAGTCGGTGACTGGGTTTCCGTACAAACTTCTCCAGGCGAAATGCGAGGATTAATCAAGGGAATTCTGCCCCGTAAAAGCAAGTTTTCGAGAAAGGCTGCCGGGCAAATCACCGAGGAGCAAATAGTCGCAGCGAATGTTGATACTGTGTTCATCGTAAATTCACTGAATGATGATCTGAATCTGAGAAGGATTGAACGATACCTGCTGCTCGCCTGGGAAAGTGGATCAAATCCTGTCATTATTTTAAGCAAAGCAGATTTAGTGACTGACCTAAAAGCCAAAATGGATCTAGTTTCAACAGTGGCGATCGGGGTACCTGTAATCGCAGTAAGTGTTCTCGAGGGTACGGGCATACAGGAACTGCAACCATATCTTGCTCCTGGCCAAACAGTAGCCTTGATAGGTTCTTCGGGAGTAGGCAAGTCTAGTCTAGTCAATTACTTTACAGGCTTTGAAAAGCAGCTGGTCCAGGACATCAGGGAAAGCGATGATAAGGGCAAGCATACTACGACCCATCGGGAAATGGTTCTCCTTCCTGGAGGAGCGATACTGATTGACACCCCAGGTATGAGGGAAATCCAGCTCTGGACGAGTGAGGATGGAATTGCAGAAAGTTTCGCTGATATTGAAAAATATGCTGAATCCTGTAAATTCCGCGATTGCAGTCATAATAATGAACCAGGCTGTGCAGTTTGGTCAGCCATCTATGAAGGAATTCTGGATGAAAACAGGCTTGCCAGCTATAAAAAGCTGCAAAAAGAATTGGCCTATATTGACAGGAAGCTGGATAAAAAGGCGCAAGCTGAGGAAAAGAAGCACTGGAAAAACATCAGCAAGGAAGTCCGCCACAATTCAAAGCATAAACGAAAATAA
- a CDS encoding DUF4397 domain-containing protein has translation MSIRNQNDYLHKAAMYDLLANYYKYLDPNQHVMYYHKHLRNLNKAVQLMRSQTIQASPSNSLPSMVRFLHASPAVKNVDIYVNGSRVVRDFSYKNSSSHMQLPPGKYQVDIYPAGESVSTVISKKIMVEPGSIYTATIAGPANNLRLLTFEDNPQTPVGETKARFIHLSPDAPAVDITGLNGDVIFPNVSYKQATTYLALSPMTVTLEAKVAGTKNTVVTIPDVKLEPNNAYTIVAVGTAKGEPPIEVIILQG, from the coding sequence ATGTCCATCAGGAACCAGAATGATTACCTTCATAAAGCGGCCATGTATGATCTTTTGGCTAATTACTATAAATACCTTGATCCAAATCAGCACGTCATGTATTACCACAAGCACCTGCGAAATTTAAATAAAGCTGTCCAGCTAATGCGCTCCCAAACTATTCAGGCAAGTCCATCCAACTCATTGCCATCCATGGTGCGTTTTTTGCATGCTTCCCCCGCGGTAAAGAATGTCGATATTTATGTAAATGGCAGCCGAGTTGTCCGCGACTTCAGCTATAAAAACAGTAGCAGCCATATGCAGCTTCCGCCAGGCAAATATCAAGTCGACATATATCCTGCAGGCGAAAGCGTTTCTACTGTAATCAGCAAAAAGATTATGGTTGAACCAGGGAGCATTTACACAGCTACCATTGCCGGGCCAGCTAATAACCTAAGGCTGCTTACTTTCGAAGACAACCCGCAAACACCTGTGGGAGAAACAAAAGCAAGATTTATCCACCTATCCCCAGACGCGCCGGCTGTTGATATCACAGGGTTAAATGGAGACGTGATATTCCCGAACGTATCCTATAAACAGGCAACAACATATCTGGCCCTGAGTCCAATGACCGTAACATTGGAAGCTAAAGTTGCAGGCACCAAGAACACAGTCGTTACCATCCCTGATGTCAAATTGGAGCCAAACAATGCCTATACGATTGTCGCAGTAGGCACTGCCAAAGGAGAACCCCCAATTGAAGTAATTATATTGCAAGGGTGA
- a CDS encoding YpmS family protein, which translates to MTKNKWKIGFFILLGIVAAAILLVWVLVASPVEESKPEPGASGAGSDDVALNVSTNKRDLNRVINHYLEEEAKNSQIDYQVLLTDEVELYGTLPLFSQELELRLTFEPQALKNGDLILKQRSISVGKLNLPVSTVLKFVRDSYDMPDAVNIQPKEERVYVSMQRLKLKSDIKVRVNEFDLKKDNIKFTLLVPAD; encoded by the coding sequence ATGACGAAAAATAAATGGAAAATCGGATTTTTTATTCTATTGGGTATCGTGGCTGCAGCCATCCTGTTGGTTTGGGTCCTCGTTGCTTCACCAGTTGAGGAGTCTAAACCAGAGCCAGGAGCTAGTGGAGCTGGATCGGATGATGTTGCACTTAATGTATCGACCAATAAACGTGATTTAAACAGAGTGATCAATCATTACTTAGAAGAAGAAGCAAAAAATAGTCAGATTGATTATCAAGTATTGCTGACAGATGAGGTTGAGTTATATGGGACGCTTCCGCTCTTCAGCCAAGAGCTTGAATTGCGTCTTACCTTTGAACCGCAGGCGTTGAAGAATGGTGATTTAATTTTAAAACAGAGATCCATTTCAGTAGGGAAACTCAATCTTCCTGTATCAACTGTACTTAAATTCGTCCGGGACAGCTACGATATGCCGGATGCCGTGAATATCCAGCCAAAGGAAGAGAGAGTATACGTCTCTATGCAGAGGCTGAAGCTGAAAAGTGATATCAAAGTCCGGGTAAATGAATTCGATTTGAAAAAGGACAACATTAAATTCACCCTGCTTGTTCCAGCAGATTAA
- a CDS encoding SGNH/GDSL hydrolase family protein, with the protein MLKKFTLLYVMLAMILGSCSQFENFQKGNFNKVKETGMEIKEALPTSFFPKDLHIVAAGDSLTQGVGDSTNTGGYIPYLAEQLEKEKTIKNANFDNFGVRGNRTDQLLKRLKNKDIQSSVKEADLVILTIGGNDLMKVVKENFSSLKLNHFKTEQKLFAKQLQEIFLAIRNQNQEAPIVLVGLYNPFYNWFADVKEMNQIVDEWNGQSLSIVAQDGNAYFVDIHDIFLNNEENLLYTDYFHPNDLGYQLIADRIYEILDEQVIDSMSN; encoded by the coding sequence TTGTTGAAGAAATTCACCTTACTTTATGTAATGCTGGCGATGATATTAGGATCCTGCAGCCAGTTTGAAAATTTTCAAAAAGGGAACTTCAATAAGGTCAAGGAAACGGGAATGGAAATAAAGGAAGCATTGCCGACTTCCTTCTTCCCGAAGGATTTGCATATTGTAGCTGCGGGGGATTCGCTTACCCAGGGCGTAGGAGACAGTACGAATACCGGTGGATATATCCCATACCTTGCTGAGCAGCTTGAGAAAGAAAAGACAATAAAGAATGCGAATTTCGATAATTTCGGTGTGAGAGGGAACAGGACGGATCAGCTTCTGAAAAGGCTAAAAAACAAAGATATACAATCTTCTGTGAAGGAAGCTGACCTGGTTATCTTAACAATCGGCGGGAATGATCTGATGAAGGTTGTCAAAGAGAATTTTTCAAGTCTCAAACTGAACCATTTCAAGACAGAACAAAAGTTGTTCGCCAAACAGCTGCAGGAAATCTTCCTGGCCATCAGAAACCAAAATCAGGAAGCACCCATCGTTTTGGTCGGACTCTATAATCCTTTTTACAACTGGTTCGCGGATGTTAAGGAAATGAATCAGATAGTGGATGAATGGAATGGGCAAAGTCTTTCAATTGTAGCGCAGGATGGGAATGCTTACTTTGTCGACATTCATGATATTTTTCTTAACAATGAAGAAAATCTGTTATACACTGATTATTTTCACCCAAATGACCTGGGATACCAATTAATTGCTGACAGAATTTATGAAATCCTGGATGAACAGGTCATTGACTCGATGTCTAACTAA